In Chryseobacterium salivictor, the DNA window TATTAAGATGTTTTTAAAACAAATGTGTTTTTTTTGAAATACGAGAAAGTTTACGCTCAAAATCATAATTTTAACTTTACTATTTTTCAAATTGCTTTCAAAAAAGTTTACTCTAAAAATATTTTTTAAATAGCATCGTTATATCTTATTAACTAAACGCATCTGGGTATATCGCAGTATCCTCCATCTTTTTAAACAATTTTGTTTAAGCAGTCAATAACATTTCTATTTTATAAAATTCCCAGTTATCTCCATTCTTTTTAAAAAAGTAAATTTCAGTTTTCCCACCATATCTTCCTTCTTTAAAATTATTCTCTTGCACGATAATAAACGCCTTACCCTTTTTATTATCAATAAAAAAATTAGAAAAAATCACTTCTACATATTCTTTTTCTTTGATATTTCCTTCACTGTCCTCTATTTTTATATTATTCCTACTATAGAATTCATCTAGGTCAAAAGATGTATAATTAGTTTTTTCATTAATATCAAATCCCTCTTTGTTTATAAAATTAAATAAATCTTTCTTGCAATTTTCCACCAAATTTAAACCTTTCATTTCTTCTATCGATTCACAATGTTCTACGATAAAATCTTTGCCACCCACCTTTCTCCTTATAAATATTTTTTCATTTTTCAGAGAAACATTATATAGATTAGAAATAAACAAATTAGCATTATCATTAATTATATTTTTTCCAATCTTCTGTTGGTCATGTAAATTATTACATCCTATAGATAGACATAATAAAACACATATTTTTAAAATTTTAATATTTCCAGCCATATTTATATGATAAATTAATTGTCTCCTTATTTTCACCTAATAGCATTCCAAAAGTTCTTTTTTCCCAATATTCTCCATAGTCTTCACCATTTGGACGTTTATATGTAATATTATTTGATGACCTTCCCCAATGAACAAATTCATGCAGAACAATTACTGCTAATAAAAATGAAGTACCCTGTATATATTTTTGAGTTTGTAGAGTTTCAAACCTTTCCACTAAGTCAAGGTTAATCCAAGTTTTACTAAGGTGACCTGTCAATCCATATTCTTTCATTCTTGCTAGGGCAATAACTTGTCCTTCTGGACTCTTAATATCTAAAAGTTCTAATACTCGCGTTTCAGTAAGCCCCGTATCTTCTGCTATGGTAGTTAAAACTGTGCAATTTGCTTTTAATAATTCAGGTAGCATTTCTAAAACTTTATATAACTTTGGATGATTTTGTTTAAAACCTTGAATATTCGCTTGACGACTTTCCTTTTGTATAAATTCTGTGGCTAAATGTGCTACGTGATTCAAGCCACTTGTAATTAAACCCTGTCTAAACCCATCAATAAATTTACCCCCTGCAATTGTTGAAGAAATACCCCCACTAAATCCTCCTGCTGCAATCATAGTTGCTTTCATATAGTTTTGCCCAAATCCATTATAAACATTTTTGCCTGAAATTTTAGATTCTGAAAACTTAATTCCTAAAGCACTCACTCCGCTAGAAATTAAAGAAGAAACTAAACCACTAAGCATGGCGGCGCCACCATTTCCACCATCTAAAGAAGCCATTATACCGCTGGAGAAAGAGTGCATCCCTGCTTCAAAAAGAGCCTTCCCGAAAGTTAAAAGTTCACCAAAAGAAGAAGTTGCCATACTCCCTATTCCAAAACTTATAGCCCCACTAATCGCTCCCATAAATCCGGCTTTACCTATACCATACCAAAATGGAATGCCCGAGATCATATTAGCTATTCCTTTTGCGAAAATTCCAACTGCTGCGCCAATTATTATTGCCAATCCTATGGAAATGGGTTCGTTTCCATCTATATCGATATAAAGTAGGGGATTATTCATTCCGTATCCATACCGGTCATAGGATTGGGTGTTGAACGGATCTGGAACTAAATTATCTGCGCTTAGAAATTTCCTAAGAATGGGGTCATAAAGGCGGGCATTCATATTAATCAGCCCAGCTTTCCAAAGATGTTCATGTCCTGTGTAACCTCGGTCTATGAAAAAATTATTGTTGGCTAATTGTTGCACATCTGTAATTAATGTTCCTGCTGCATTTACCAATCCTTTCAGATTCCCCCAAGCATCAAAGAACCGCTTTTCTACCACAACACCATCTGTGGCTTTGGTAATGGCAAGAATACTGCCTAAATTATCACGATGTAGAAAATAATTTTCTTTTTCGGAAAGAGTAGTTCCGTTTAAAACTTCTTTTTTAATATAATTGGCTGAGTAGGGATCACCTGTAATGTAGGTGACTATTTCCGTTTTGTTACCTGTTTTGGTAATCTCTACAGCAAAATCTGAAGAATAGTACCGCATTTTACCCGTAATCGAGGAAGTCATTGCTGATCTTGTCTTCAGGATGCTGTATTCAAAAGATAAATCTTCTTTTCCTGCAAGGGTAATTTGCAACGGACTTTTAAAGGCGTTATAAGATGCGGAAGCAAATCCTCTTTGTGCATCTACATTTTGACCATTAGCGTTAAAGGCAATATTTTGTAGTTTATAATCGGAACTATTATAATTATATTTTCCTAATTCAGAATTAGAGGTAATTCTACCTCTTTTATCGTAGGTGTATTCGTTTGTAAGAACACTATTTACGGTTTCAGTAAGCAAACGATTAAGGGTGTCGTAGGTGAAGTCTTCTTTTTTGTTGAAGGTATTATTTCTACGCCAATTGAGTACGCCTTTGTTTACATTATAATTATAATCAATATCTAAGGCAACCGTTCCATTGGTGGTATTTTGATGCTTGATATTGAACAAGGTAAAATCACTCGGATTGTATTGATTGCTTATCGAATACCCATTACCATATTCCATTTGCATGGTTTGTCCCTGCGCATTAACGTCAGATACATGCCAAACCATTCTTCCAGCATCTACATCATTTTGCTGGATGAGAATTCCATTGGTATCATAAATATTTTTAATATTTGAAATACTGGTGTAAGAAGGATTAAGTAGTTTAGTAGAAATAGAAACTACATCTGCCTTTCCGAAAGTATCAAAGGTGGTAGAAGATTCATAAGTAAATTCTGGTGTGACTTCTTTTTTACCTTTTATGCGGTAATAATTATCGTATATTGTGGTATAGGTAAATGTTTCCCCATTGCTGGTCCCTGTAATTGTTTCCGGAAGTTTTGTGATAGGATTGTAAGTGAAAGTTTTATAAATATTAGTATTTTCAGCTGCAGTAATTCCTGTGGTCGTTTCTGTTTCGGGTCTCCCTAAAGAATCATAAGTATATACTGTAGTTCCTTTGGGGTTAATCTCTATTGTAATTCTACCTATTGCATCATACTCATAGTCGAAAGTTCCTGCAGATGGATCTACAATTTTCTTTTTATTTCCCCACCCATCAATTTCAAAGGTCGTTTTTATGCCTTCATAATTAGTTTCTTTTAAAGCTCCATTTGGGTAATAACTGTAATTGATCACGCCACCATGATCTTGGTGTCTGATGGTGTTTCCCATCGCATCAAGCGTTTTAGAAGTTTTTTTGAAACCATCATCTACGGTAACTTTCATGCCTTCATAACAAGTGGTAATTACTTTGTTTGTGAAAGAGGTGTTTTTTATCGGACGGTTAAGTTCATCATATTCTACGGAGTTCCATTTTGGAGTTTCGCCCTCGAAATGAGTTTCACTGGCTTTAATTTTTTTACCAAAAATATCATATTCGGTTTTGGAAACAAGCCATTTTCCGTTGATGGATTGCGTTTTAGATTGTATTTCACGGTCGAATTTATCGAAAGTAACAATACTTTCTGTTCCGCCCTCTCTTTTTTTAGAAAGGTTATAAATACCCCCTGTGGGAAGATTAGTCGTATTTTTTGAAATTGTGGTTATCTTGCCAAGATAATCTGTAATAGAAGTAATATTACCCCAAGAATCATAAGAATAATAAGTTTTAAGATTTCCTATTGGAGCTGTTGTATCTAATGTTCTACCTAAAGCATTAATATTTGCATTTGCAATTAAACCGTCTGGCGTAGTGGTTTTGTTTACATATCGTTTTGTACTCTCATATTCGTAAGTAGTTGTCTGAGGAGTTATTCCTAAAGTGGATATGGTTTGACCAGTAAGGTTTCCTGTAGATGAATCATAGGTATAATTGGTAACAACCGGAGGGGCATTGGCTTGATTTCCAAATTTTCTGGTTTCTGAGGTTGTGCCAGTAACTAAATCATAATCGTTTTCTTCTCTTGTGCCAAACGAATCTTGCCCTTTATAAGTTGTATCTTCATAAGCAGAAATTTTTCCATAGAAATAATGATCTCCATTAGAAAATTCATTTTTATAGGTGTATTTCGATACTGAAGATGCGATGCCATCATAATCGATGTAAGCAGTTTTTAATTTTAAATCATCATTTTCATCATATTGATATTTTTTACTGATGGTGATTTTCTTTAAAAAGTCTTTAGATATTTCATCGGTTGAGAGTACTAAATATTGATGATTACCCCTGTCAAATCTTTGGTTTGTAATTTTGTTTTCTGTGAAAAATTTGTTTATCCCGCCATAAGTAGAAACTATTACAGCATTATCCATTAAAGGATCTTTGGTTTGTATATTCCAAAAAACTGCTTTCGCGGGATTTTTATTGATATATTTTCCATTTTTCACTTCCGATTCGTAAGCATCACTCGAAAAAGTTTTTTGGAATCCCATAAATCCTTTGCCTTCCAAATGTTGTAGTCCATTTTCATATCGATATTCTTTAGTAAGTATCTTTCCGTCAAATAAAGTATGGATTTTATTCACCAAATAAAGGGAAGAATTGGTATTGTGAACATAATAAGGGTATTTGAAAGATTGGGTTTGATAAGAATAAGTCATCTCATCAGTACCAGTAGTAGGTATCATATTTCTATAATCAACCCTTTGTAAAACCGTGGAGCCATTATCTACTTCCTGTATTTGTTTTTCTAAAAAACTGCTATTATCAATTGCAATAGTGGTGCGTAAACCAGTAAGGGGGTCAAAAATATAAGCTCCTGATTTTGATACATTTAGAAAATCAAACTCTGTAGCTGAAAGGATTAAGGATAATGGGGAAATCTTTGTATTCTCTACAGAATAGGTCGTAAGTTGTTGAAAAGTTCCGCCTTGTAAGTTTTTATTTTCATAAAAATTTATGCGGTTAGTAATTGAAGAAACAAATGTAACAATTGGATTAAAGATTTCTCCTGTATATTTATACAAAGTATTGCTCAGATTATTAACTGGGATATTAGAAAGAAGACCATTTGCATTATATTTTGCAGATCCTATCTTATTTAAAGTAATAATATCAGATCGACCATCATTATTAAAATCAGTAACTATAATATTGTGAGTAGAGTATCTTGTGTATTCGTACTCGTCTGGTTTTCCATTCCAAAATTTTTGCCAAAACGTAGATTTTTTTATATAGTTAGATTGTGAAGGTTTTAAGTAAGCAATTTTTTGATTTGTGTAGTTTTCTTGATTTTGAATAAATCCTTTTCCAGTACTAATGTTTTTCCACCAGAGTAAGGATTCGGTTTCCATTTGATGATAAATTCCACCCATTTTTATTCCGGAGTTATCGTCTTCAGGAATCTCATATACTTTCTGCGGAG includes these proteins:
- a CDS encoding RHS repeat-associated core domain-containing protein, producing MKHKLLFLCFLVNSSLFLSQETIEIPLNYSTSGYAENSPASKRPIANSPIDNILVPTVNAEMNVSESGALTYALPIEILKGINNFQPNISLAYNSQSGNGQAGWGWNIVGLSTITRGGKTKNIDGITIGSQFDDTDPFYLDGQRLIKNNASDFITEKFSKIKITKPASGEFSFIVQYTDGRIAKYKELISGQNYISIFIDSFNNEIHYTYEIESNVPNITKISYGGTSVANDKFYIDFIYTTRKKNIQIYRNGVAYTNSKVLSEINSGSSYLSLFRKYNLTYDFVEDNSIERLISLTVKNESGESLKPLNFNYNVLNQGTVKVSTSAFNGLGGYIKGLGSVTVGKFSNSTEKMQPIYQTRKSDGSYNLTNNGSSVSITTNDSATQLFSGKVLDLNNQITENDQLIAINEHSIAVGTEDLTNPNNSINFLLKDNVVFEIKNIITGQSRKVTVPVKGGLTEVQNYVPDDPYDPYGYGTYVTDYFRDETRREYIQGDFNNDGLIDFLIIEPQNLNRGNKVYLVELGKQNAGAEIEVNPIVLDTSSNFYNKEIYPIEFDGDGLPELFTVNRSPANYSIFKIDFVNNKLDNVLSDNVLSNFGSSTPIFFGDFNGDGLTDFLTPQKVYEIPEDDNSGIKMGGIYHQMETESLLWWKNISTGKGFIQNQENYTNQKIAYLKPSQSNYIKKSTFWQKFWNGKPDEYEYTRYSTHNIIVTDFNNDGRSDIITLNKIGSAKYNANGLLSNIPVNNLSNTLYKYTGEIFNPIVTFVSSITNRINFYENKNLQGGTFQQLTTYSVENTKISPLSLILSATEFDFLNVSKSGAYIFDPLTGLRTTIAIDNSSFLEKQIQEVDNGSTVLQRVDYRNMIPTTGTDEMTYSYQTQSFKYPYYVHNTNSSLYLVNKIHTLFDGKILTKEYRYENGLQHLEGKGFMGFQKTFSSDAYESEVKNGKYINKNPAKAVFWNIQTKDPLMDNAVIVSTYGGINKFFTENKITNQRFDRGNHQYLVLSTDEISKDFLKKITISKKYQYDENDDLKLKTAYIDYDGIASSVSKYTYKNEFSNGDHYFYGKISAYEDTTYKGQDSFGTREENDYDLVTGTTSETRKFGNQANAPPVVTNYTYDSSTGNLTGQTISTLGITPQTTTYEYESTKRYVNKTTTPDGLIANANINALGRTLDTTAPIGNLKTYYSYDSWGNITSITDYLGKITTISKNTTNLPTGGIYNLSKKREGGTESIVTFDKFDREIQSKTQSINGKWLVSKTEYDIFGKKIKASETHFEGETPKWNSVEYDELNRPIKNTSFTNKVITTCYEGMKVTVDDGFKKTSKTLDAMGNTIRHQDHGGVINYSYYPNGALKETNYEGIKTTFEIDGWGNKKKIVDPSAGTFDYEYDAIGRITIEINPKGTTVYTYDSLGRPETETTTGITAAENTNIYKTFTYNPITKLPETITGTSNGETFTYTTIYDNYYRIKGKKEVTPEFTYESSTTFDTFGKADVVSISTKLLNPSYTSISNIKNIYDTNGILIQQNDVDAGRMVWHVSDVNAQGQTMQMEYGNGYSISNQYNPSDFTLFNIKHQNTTNGTVALDIDYNYNVNKGVLNWRRNNTFNKKEDFTYDTLNRLLTETVNSVLTNEYTYDKRGRITSNSELGKYNYNSSDYKLQNIAFNANGQNVDAQRGFASASYNAFKSPLQITLAGKEDLSFEYSILKTRSAMTSSITGKMRYYSSDFAVEITKTGNKTEIVTYITGDPYSANYIKKEVLNGTTLSEKENYFLHRDNLGSILAITKATDGVVVEKRFFDAWGNLKGLVNAAGTLITDVQQLANNNFFIDRGYTGHEHLWKAGLINMNARLYDPILRKFLSADNLVPDPFNTQSYDRYGYGMNNPLLYIDIDGNEPISIGLAIIIGAAVGIFAKGIANMISGIPFWYGIGKAGFMGAISGAISFGIGSMATSSFGELLTFGKALFEAGMHSFSSGIMASLDGGNGGAAMLSGLVSSLISSGVSALGIKFSESKISGKNVYNGFGQNYMKATMIAAGGFSGGISSTIAGGKFIDGFRQGLITSGLNHVAHLATEFIQKESRQANIQGFKQNHPKLYKVLEMLPELLKANCTVLTTIAEDTGLTETRVLELLDIKSPEGQVIALARMKEYGLTGHLSKTWINLDLVERFETLQTQKYIQGTSFLLAVIVLHEFVHWGRSSNNITYKRPNGEDYGEYWEKRTFGMLLGENKETINLSYKYGWKY